GAGGCAGCATAGGGTAGTTCACGCACCATCCGCGGATGATTACGAGCCAGAAGTCAAGGCCACAAAGGATCAGAACCAGCTGTACGATATTGTCAAGTGCTTTGGAAATGTGAGGTCCAACAGCAAGCACATGAAGGAACTGAAAGCGTAATGACCACACCACATAACCTCTCATTTGCGTTGCTCTTTTTACTATTCCTCCATTTGCTATTTCTAGATATGCTCCGTTCAcattttatttctttcttttttacTTAGTATACATGATTCTTTCATGTTATATCATTTTCATACAGCTCATGTTTGGACAGAACCAAGATCATACAATGCGATGCGACGTACGTTGACCTGGGTGATCTTGCCGAGTCTGTGAGGCCACTCGGTAAAATGTCGAAGAATGTAGTTGCATGTGGGATTGACTTCATCAACAGGCATATGGATATGTCTCCCGACAAAACAATCATGCAGTACAGTGTGACCTGCAAAATATGGGATGGTGACTTCCACCACAAAATCCCGAGGAAGCATTTTCCTGCGCATGGTGATTTCAAGCTCACAATGAAGAAATGTGTGAGTACTCCTTCCTATTTTGCACATTTTCCTCCCATGGTATGTTTTTGCAAGTAGCTATGCTTCACATGTGGGCTACACCCTGTTTTGTGACAGCTGTTTCATGTGGCAACAGCTGCCATGTAAAATGACTTTCGATTTGCTTCTTACTATAACCTATGTGGCTCAAACTAAAATACAGGGAAACTTTGTTCATACATGGATGGCAACTTCTTTTAATTACCCACTATAACTAAACATTTCTATGTGGGTTTACTTTTTGGACCCTTGCTGCTTTATGTCACTCATGTGCCTCTTAGTGCAACCGGTGATATCTTTTACACGTCATTTTCCCAATTACATCATTTCTGTTCTCCATGTGAACTCTGCTCCTTCTTTCCTTCATTTTACTTGCAGGTCTTGTTCCCCATGTTCCAGGAGCTTGCACCACACGACCCACATGACAAGTGTGGTCACCACTACGCGATCTGCCTTGACCTGAAGAACCAACGTATTGAGGTGCTTGATTCAATGCGTTCAGAAGCTGATGCAGACCTTACTACGCGTGTTGaatacttcatcaacaacctcaaaGAGACATGGAACCGTCACTACAAAAACTCAAAGGTCCAGATCAGACATTTTCCAATTGAGTATGTGGCGACTATGAAGCAAGGAAACCGGTATTTTCCCATCTTTTCTTCATGTGTCCTATACACCAATGCTAACCCTGTTGTCACCTTTGAATTGAAGTTTATGATTTTTCTCTCTGTTCTTGTGAGTTCACCTGATTCTTTTCTTGTTTTAGGCACGACTGCGGCTTTCACATGTTGGAATACCTTGCAAAGTGGGAAGGTCGACGGGTTCCTGTCGTCACAGCTGCAATGGTCGTCGAGCTCCGCAAAATTTACACATGTAACTTGTTGATGAATGAAGATTTCAACACGCGGTCCAACGCACGTGAGTTCATAGAGGAAGTTGTCAAGAAAGCCACCAAGAAGTACAAGTGATCACGTCGTGCTCCATACCGAACGCCTACCTTACATTCTGTTGCCGAGGAATGTAAGGTATTACCTTTGTTCTTTTCAAAACTATGTCCGTGTACTATGTTATGGCTGCATCTCCGCGTAGCCTAGTATGTAGTGGTGTTTGTGTGAGCGACATTTGAACATTTTCTGTAATATATGTGTGGATGTGAACCTAATTAGGTGTGACAGCAGATACGTTTATGTTTTTCAGTATTATTATGCGTTCATCGTTGGTAGTACCAGTTTGGTGTTTCGAATGCGTCTACGATGTTTGAAAACATGGCAAATGTAGTTCATCAGACACAGTTAGTGAAAATTATCGTCCTTTTTCATTTGTCTGTTTGGTTCTTTTTTTTCATTGCTAACTGTACTGGCTAGCATGGTAGTTTGATCACGCGGCCGTAACCTGTGCGGTTGCTCCACGTGACCGTTTCAACTTGTTTCCCATAGTTTGCACACAATACAATATGTGTGACTAAAATGCGCTGATTGAACACGGAAATCTACGCGATGCACACTCAGTAGAACTAACATGGCATTTTCAGTACAACTAACATGGCAGATTCAATACAAATAACATGGCAGATTCAATACAAATAACAGGGCAGATTCAGTATAAATAACATGGCAAATTCAGTAGAAATGGCATGGCAGATTCAGTAGAAACGGCATGGAAGATTCAGTTGAAGTAACATGGCAAATTTAGTACCATacacatggcaactgtagttatTCATCCATGGCAATTTCCTTCAAATTCTGATGCCCATCAAGAGTCATTCTCCCATTTTTAAAAATTTAGAACATCTAGATTACAAAAAAAGGTCACCAAGGACCAAGTCACGGTGCTCCAATGTTGCTTACGGATTGCCTGTCCCTTTCTTAGTTTTCTTGTGTTTTGCTTGAATCTCCAATCCCGATTTGTATCTTATCTCTTTTGGACGCCCCTTTGTGATGGAACGGGGCGGGTTCCTGACCTGGGTTTGTGTGCTTGCTGTTCCAGATCCTACCTCCGAGTTTTCAGATGATGGCCCCGTGGACGAAGGCACACTTGATGTGCGGGGGAACCTGTGTAAGGCTTCCTCAGCTTTCCTCTTCTTGATCTCATCAAGCTCTCTTTTCAGAGCCTTCCTGTGTTTTTCTACGACCCTCGTTGTCTCATCACTCTTGCATGCTTCATCAATTAGTTCAGCATAGTTCTTTGTCAACACAACGTGCCTCATGGCTTTCATGGTTGACTCTGGTCTCTTGTCATGCACAGCCAAAACTGCATTTGATGTTTGCGGCGCCAATGCGTCGTCAGCGTCCCAAGTCCATCACCGCCGTATGAAATGGCGGGGCATTCGTGTCACCGCGTTCATGTCCATTACTTTTAGTATGTGTCAGCACACAATCCCGTCCCGTTTGAATTTGCAGCATTGGCAGTAGTATTCGCCTTCGCTTATCGAGGCCTTCACAAAGTAGTTCCTTCCCTTGTCCGGGTCTTCAGGTTCTGAATCCGACATGCCCAAGATAGAACACACCTTGAACGTATGTTTGTCCACCTGGAAAGCCGTGTACATGCTGGCACGCTTTATTTCTTCCTGGAATCTGCAAGTTTTGTGTGGTTTTGTTAAACTCTTGTGTGATGTTTTTTGTAGCACCTTATGTTGTTGTGGCCAATGGAAGTACAGTTCGTttaaacatggcaactacagttcattaaacatggcaactgcagttgagtaaacatggcaacttcagttcattaaacatggcaactgcagttcattaaacatggcaactgtaattcattaaacatggcaaTTTGCATAACATCTTTAATTGGAATTTGCATTTCCATACCATCATGGCCAATGGAAGTacagttcattaaacatggcaactacagttcatcaaacatggcaactgcagttgagtaaatatggcaactgcagttgagtaaacatggcaactgtacttcattaaacatggcaaactgtagttcattaaacatggcaactacaTATCATGGTTACTCTGTACTCAATGGCTACTTTTCAACAAATCATCATTTTCAAATAAGCTTTTCAACTGCATTGCATTCTACATGGCACCTACTACCTTCATGCTTGTGCAAATAAGATTGTAACACAACTGACTTACTTGTTAAAAATCTTGTTGGTGTATATCTTGCTCATCTGCCTCTCCATCGGTAAATACGTTAGCAATTTTGGCTGCTTGAGCGCGGTGTTTGCTTCTTGCTGTAGCTCAGATCCCAGTATTTTTTGTTGCAAAGCGGTGTATTGCTTGGCAAACTGTAGCAATGAGTTGTCAGGGCTCACGTACCGCTTCAAAATAGCATTGAACCCCTCGCTGCGCTGCGTAGTCTGCAGAAACGGGAAGAAGCACTACATGAAGTAGGTCGGCACCCAATACATTCGCTTCTCCCACAGGCTAGCAAGCGTCTCGTTGTCTTGGACTTGATATGTTTCAATCATAGCCATCCAGCTCCTTTCAAACTCCTCCACCGTCAAGCTGTGGTCCACACACAACTCGAATGCCTTGTGCAGCTCTGGACAGTCAGCAAAGAACGGTCCTAGCGTCTCCTCGGCCTTCTTTATAATGTGCCACCTGCAGTGCCTGTGCACTGTCAACGGAAAGACCTCCTCTATTCCTACACGCATGCTAAAATCATGGTCTGTTATTATGTTCATCGGAGCAAGTCCACCCATGCACTCCAAGAAGGTCTTGAACATCCAAGTGTACCCATCCGTGTCTTCGTTCCGAACGAGCCCACATCCGAACTGCAATGACTGATTGTGGTTATTTAATCCTATGAATGGAGCGCATGGCATCTTGTACATATTAGTGAGATATGTCGCGTCGAATGAAATGCAATCTCGGAAATGTTTGTAGGCTCTTCTTGCAGCACCATCCACCCAATACATGTTCCTGACACGGTCCTCATCGTCCAATCTTATCATGTAGAAGAAATCTGGATCTCCCTTCGCTTTCTCATCGAAGTAGGCTATCGTGGCTTCTATGTCAGCCAACTTGCTCTCTCTACGGTACTTTGCCTTTAGGTTTGTGACGTCTGCTGGTATGTAAGGCATGCTACTCAGAGTCCCATTTTTGCTGTGGATGAGGGATAGTATCTGGACCATTCTTGATGGACTGACGTTACAATCATGTAGCAGCTTTATGAATTTCTTCTCGAGGGGGGTGAATCCTCTGTGGGCGGTCAGAAATTTTACCAGGTCAAACTTCTTTATGAGTTCGTGGTTGTGCTCGTCAAAATATTCAGTGACCACCCACCGTGCTCCATCTACGTTCAGCTTACACCGGACAGGACATTCCGTCTTGACAATGATACCTCTCTTTCGTTCCGGAACGACAGGCGCAACACCTTTACCCTTCTTGTTCTTTCGTGCCTTGTAGCACATCATCTCACCTCTGCTGTACtcattagttttatttattttcctatGGTATTCGGTGTTAACCGTAAACCCATGGAACTTTGCATATGTCTGGTAGAACTCCTTTGCGTCTTCGAATGAATCAAATCTCTGCCCAACGTACGGTGGCTGAGGTACCATGATTTCTGATTGCCCACCATCTTCATCCCCTTGTGCTTCGTCATCAGTTTCATCATTCACTTCAGTATCGGCGGCTGTTTCATCTGCTTGAGTGTTGCTTGTGCTGGTGTTCAAAGGTGTGCTTGTCGGCATTGCTGGAACGATTGCCATTTCCGACATTGACTCGGCATTGTTTGTGGCATGATTGTTGGCTGGCTGGTGGAACGCGTCTTTCGTGCGCTCAGAGCTCCCCGCAGTAGATGTCCCCGTGCCGCTGTTGATTGTAGTTGAAGGTCCTGCAATTAAAAAACAGGTACGAGCGTAAGATTTTGCTTGAATGGCATGTTTATTGTAACGGAGTACAGCAACTGCATGTGATTTGGCATGACATCATTCACACATTAAGCCGTGAGTCTGCATATGGCCATGCATGGCAACTATAGTTCTCCAGTCATGGCAGCTACAGTCCAACAAACATGGCAACTACTGTTGCCAATGCATGGCAACCACCTTCTTTCAGTACCAAAACTTGGATTCTATAGCCATGGCAGCTACAGTCCAACATACATGGCAACCACTGCTGCCAATACATGGCAACCAGTTTATTCTAGCATCGAAACTTGTATTCTAGGCTTGAGCTCACTAGGCAAATGCGATCAATCATGAATGTTGCACACACTCTTATAGCAATTGGCAAATCCCGAAGACAATATATGACTCTTTGCACACGACCACTTGGTAgcattttttgtttgttttttccaCCACCACCGTTACAAATCTACTTTTCCTCACATGCTATTCCCACAAAAGCAAACGCAGTACTGCTTTCTGGTTCACATTTTTACCTTGTTGTGCCGCATGTGCCGATGTTGTGTGGTCTGTCATCCCAATTTGATGTGCTCTATCTGCAATAACGTTGTCCTGCAACTGTGAAGCTTGCCATGAGACGTTTCCACCGTAACAACCTGTGATCATGGTAGCAGTTGGTCAttgcatggcaactgtagtttgTTCAGCATGGCACATGTAGTGGTCCAACCATGCCACACATGTTTGTTCACACTTGTCATCCACGGTTGTTTAGATAGTGCAATCACATTTGATtatacatggcaactgcagttgtccAGGCATGGCAACTGCAGCTGTCCAGGCATGGCAACTGCAGGTGTTAGATATGTTCCTTTCTCCTAACTCACTGTCCACAACTTCACTTCATACACTCACCTGTGTACGACGTTGATGGCAGATACATGGTTGCTGCCTGATGCCACGTGATGCATGAAGGTCCTACATTTTTTCCGACGTAACTCGTGAGTCTTTTGCCATCCTTGCAAGTTTAATTTCATGTCCACAACACTAAGTTTCTTTTTCGTATGCGTTACCTTGATTTGCCACATTAGTTAGCTGAAGTTGGTTGCCCGTACATTTGTCAGCGTTAGCGCCCTGTGACTGAACTTGCCATGCTGCCCCCCTGATTGTGGTTTGGTCATAAGAACCTGCTAAAAATTAGATTGTAGGACATAAGTAGATGACATCTTCATCGTCACGAACATGGCAACTGTTTCTTTTTTGTTTATCATGCATCGTACCGATGCCCACGTAGTGCTCTAGTAgtggcagcaagggccctgcagAAATGAGTTGATTGTACTCTGCTGCATCCCAAGGTGGCGTTTCCGGCCTTTGAGAAAGCCAAGGATCATTGCCATCTTCGTGATTCATTCTTCTACTTTTTTTTCTGCCACTGTGTTTTCAGTCACTGCATGAACAAGAACGCATCAACAATCCGCAAAAAGGCATTCTTGCTGTTTGCACGTAGAAGATAACACGG
The sequence above is a segment of the Aegilops tauschii subsp. strangulata cultivar AL8/78 chromosome 6, Aet v6.0, whole genome shotgun sequence genome. Coding sequences within it:
- the LOC109779594 gene encoding protein FAR1-RELATED SEQUENCE 5-like → MYLPSTSYTGCYGGNVSWQASQLQDNVIADRAHQIGMTDHTTSAHAAQQGPSTTINSGTGTSTAGSSERTKDAFHQPANNHATNNAESMSEMAIVPAMPTSTPLNTSTSNTQADETAADTEVNDETDDEAQGDEDGGQSEIMVPQPPYVGQRFDSFEDAKEFYQTYAKFHGFTVNTEYHRKINKTNEYSRGEMMCYKARKNKKGKGVAPVVPERKRGIIVKTECPVRCKLNVDGARWVVTEYFDEHNHELIKKFDLVKFLTAHRGFTPLEKKFIKLLHDCNVSPSRMVQILSLIHSKNGTLSSMPYIPADVTNLKAKYRRESKLADIEATIAYFDEKAKGDPDFFYMIRLDDEDRVRNMYWVDGAARRAYKHFRDCISFDATYLTNMYKMPCAPFIGLNNHNQSLQFGCGLVRNEDTDGYTWMFKTFLECMGGLAPMNIITDHDFSMRVGIEEVFPLTVHRHCRWHIIKKAEETLGPFFADCPELHKAFELCVDHSLTVEEFERSWMAMIETYQVQDNETLASLWEKRMYWVPTYFM